One stretch of Candidatus Dormiibacterota bacterium DNA includes these proteins:
- a CDS encoding cytochrome c biogenesis protein CcdA — protein MIASTVLHLSYPLAFAAGMVSFLSPCVFPLAPAYLAYLGSRAGEPTPAQPVAGEGPGAAVAVAVRPGAVATRVPVLANGAAFVAGFSAVFIGLYYVLRALDVTVLATHQRAVDIVAGSIVIVLALQTLGVLRIGALMREVRIHRLPERGGLLGGLLLGVTFAAGWTPCIGPQLSAILSVAQDGRFDGLPVMVAYCLGLAVPFMLLAALTDRLQGPIRAVNRHLGIVNLVGGALLLVFGVLLLADRFSVFSHFAVQSPFDL, from the coding sequence GTGATCGCCAGCACCGTCCTCCACCTCAGCTACCCGCTCGCCTTCGCGGCGGGCATGGTGTCCTTCCTGTCGCCCTGCGTCTTTCCGCTGGCGCCCGCGTATCTCGCCTACCTCGGCAGCCGCGCCGGTGAGCCCACCCCGGCGCAGCCGGTGGCCGGGGAGGGGCCGGGAGCGGCGGTGGCGGTGGCGGTCCGCCCCGGCGCGGTGGCCACCCGGGTGCCGGTGCTCGCCAACGGCGCCGCCTTCGTGGCCGGCTTCAGCGCCGTGTTCATCGGCCTCTACTACGTGCTCCGGGCCCTCGACGTCACCGTGCTGGCGACCCACCAGCGGGCGGTCGACATCGTCGCCGGCAGCATCGTGATCGTCCTGGCGCTCCAGACCCTGGGGGTGCTGCGCATCGGCGCGCTGATGCGCGAGGTGCGCATCCACCGGCTGCCCGAACGGGGCGGGCTGCTCGGCGGCCTGCTGCTCGGTGTCACCTTCGCCGCCGGCTGGACGCCCTGCATCGGGCCCCAGCTCAGCGCCATCCTCAGCGTCGCCCAGGACGGCCGTTTCGACGGCCTGCCGGTGATGGTCGCCTACTGCCTGGGGCTGGCGGTGCCCTTCATGCTGCTGGCCGCGCTCACCGACCGGCTGCAGGGGCCGATCCGCGCCGTCAACCGGCACCTCGGCATCGTCAACCTCGTCGGCGGGGCGCTGCTGCTGGTCTTCGGGGTGCTGCTGCTCGCCGACCGCTTCTCGGTGTTCAGCCACTTCGCCGTGCAGTCGCCCTTCGACCTGTGA
- a CDS encoding MoxR family ATPase, whose translation MSTDQFASVADCIARLDTADYLIDPDAATVTYLATRMEKPLLVEGPAGVGKTELARALSRALDRELVRLQCYEGLDEAKALYEWEYAKQLLYTQILRDKIGEAVGDAATLAEAVERIAVQDDVFFSDRFLLPRPLLKAILSEKPVVLLIDEIDKGDAEFEAFLLEMLGDYQVTVPELGTLTARTRPVTVLTSNAQRELSDALRRRCLHLHLDFPCAERERDIIRRRVPEASAELARQVAHAMAKLRTLGLRKLPSISESIDWARALVLLNAETLDPAVVSETLSLVLKYEGDVRKGRESLHALLN comes from the coding sequence GTGAGCACCGACCAGTTCGCCTCCGTCGCCGACTGCATCGCCCGTCTCGACACCGCCGACTACCTGATCGATCCCGACGCCGCCACCGTCACCTACCTGGCCACCCGCATGGAGAAGCCGCTGCTGGTCGAGGGGCCGGCGGGGGTGGGCAAGACCGAGCTCGCCCGGGCGCTCTCCCGCGCGCTCGACCGCGAGCTGGTCCGGCTGCAGTGCTACGAGGGGCTCGACGAGGCCAAGGCGCTCTACGAGTGGGAGTACGCGAAGCAGCTGCTCTACACCCAGATCCTCCGCGACAAGATCGGTGAGGCGGTCGGCGACGCCGCCACCCTGGCGGAGGCGGTCGAGCGCATCGCCGTCCAGGACGACGTCTTCTTCAGCGACCGGTTCCTGCTCCCCCGCCCGCTGCTGAAGGCGATCCTCAGTGAGAAGCCGGTGGTGCTCCTCATCGACGAGATCGACAAGGGCGACGCCGAGTTCGAGGCCTTCCTCCTCGAGATGCTCGGCGACTACCAGGTCACCGTCCCCGAGCTGGGCACGCTGACCGCCCGCACCCGGCCGGTGACGGTGCTGACCAGCAACGCCCAGCGCGAGCTGAGCGACGCCCTGCGGCGGCGCTGCCTCCACCTCCACCTCGACTTCCCCTGCGCCGAGCGGGAGCGCGACATCATCCGCCGCCGGGTCCCCGAGGCCTCCGCCGAGCTGGCCCGGCAGGTCGCCCACGCAATGGCGAAGCTGCGGACCCTGGGCCTGCGCAAGCTCCCCAGCATCTCCGAGTCGATCGACTGGGCACGCGCCCTGGTGCTGCTCAACGCCGAGACCCTGGACCCGGCGGTGGTCTCCGAGACCCTCTCGCTGGTGCTGAAGTACGAGGGCGACGTGCGCAAGGGACGCGAGTCGCTCCACGCGCTGCTCAACTAG
- a CDS encoding sulfurtransferase TusA family protein, protein MSAAVPVPARTLDLRGVGCPLNYVKTRVALDKVDPGQCVEVWLDHGEPEENVPRSCEEDGFPVLVLEESAGGYVRVVVARPQ, encoded by the coding sequence GTGAGCGCCGCCGTCCCGGTCCCCGCCCGCACCCTCGACCTGCGCGGCGTCGGCTGCCCGCTGAACTACGTGAAGACCCGCGTCGCCCTCGACAAGGTCGACCCGGGACAGTGCGTGGAGGTCTGGCTCGATCACGGCGAGCCCGAGGAGAACGTCCCCCGCTCCTGCGAGGAGGACGGCTTCCCGGTGCTCGTCCTCGAGGAGTCGGCCGGGGGCTACGTGCGGGTGGTGGTCGCCCGCCCGCAGTAG
- a CDS encoding HAMP domain-containing sensor histidine kinase, giving the protein MSTRVADLRGDLQGAVSDLVSGNGVRPVLPRARRTPAATPSPSPGAGAPAAPATPTSAEIKAVVGGQNCASIPAAVVARVATFLANRTSIVSGQSISIAVYDANLNVIGTHSPASLAALPRLSSTELTRALSGSQSAAQVIDDAVGQGQLVVAFPVHASATRTTRACLAAQLGTPMATIDDVLTSDRDALLLGGGAVLLLALLAGLWLTERALGPLHRVTDTAGKLAAGDLRARSRLPERGDEVGTLARAFDDMADRIEVAFAAQAESEARTRRFIADASHELRTPLTALKGYIDVLRRGVSRDPESLEAALSAMARESERMRMLVLDLLTLARIDAQPATSPERLDLNEVLAGVLDEGVPGMPGTLERRFASPPVMVTADRGAVITVARNLLVNACKYAPGARQVWSTEADDGQARFSVLDEGPGISAADLPHLFERFYRGEKTRAREEGGSGLGLSIVQGLVRAQGGEVSIESEENRWTRVVVRLPVSTR; this is encoded by the coding sequence GTGAGCACCCGGGTGGCGGACCTGCGCGGCGACCTGCAGGGGGCGGTCAGCGACCTCGTCAGCGGCAACGGGGTGCGGCCGGTGCTCCCCCGGGCGCGGCGCACCCCGGCGGCGACGCCCTCGCCAAGTCCCGGCGCCGGCGCCCCGGCGGCGCCGGCGACGCCCACCTCGGCCGAGATCAAGGCTGTGGTGGGCGGCCAGAACTGTGCCTCGATCCCCGCCGCGGTGGTCGCACGGGTGGCCACCTTCCTCGCCAATCGCACCTCGATCGTCTCCGGCCAGAGCATCTCCATCGCCGTCTACGACGCCAACCTCAACGTCATCGGGACCCACTCGCCGGCCAGCCTCGCCGCCCTCCCCCGGCTCTCCTCGACGGAGCTGACCCGCGCCCTGAGCGGCAGCCAGTCCGCCGCCCAGGTGATCGACGACGCCGTCGGCCAGGGACAGCTGGTGGTCGCCTTCCCGGTGCACGCGAGCGCGACCCGAACCACCCGGGCCTGTCTCGCCGCCCAGCTGGGCACCCCGATGGCGACGATCGACGATGTGCTCACCTCCGACCGCGACGCGCTGCTGCTCGGCGGCGGCGCGGTGCTCCTCCTCGCCCTGCTCGCCGGGCTCTGGCTCACCGAGCGCGCCCTGGGGCCGCTCCACCGGGTCACCGACACCGCGGGGAAGCTCGCCGCCGGTGACCTCCGCGCCCGCAGCCGGCTGCCCGAGCGCGGCGACGAGGTGGGCACCCTGGCGCGCGCCTTCGACGACATGGCCGACCGCATCGAGGTGGCCTTCGCCGCCCAGGCCGAGTCGGAGGCGCGGACCCGGCGGTTCATCGCCGACGCGTCCCACGAGCTGCGCACCCCGCTGACCGCGCTCAAGGGGTACATCGACGTGCTCCGGCGCGGCGTCTCCCGCGACCCCGAGTCGCTGGAGGCCGCACTGTCGGCGATGGCGCGGGAGTCGGAGCGGATGCGGATGCTGGTCCTCGATCTGCTCACCCTGGCCCGGATCGACGCCCAGCCGGCCACCAGCCCGGAGCGGCTCGACCTCAACGAGGTTCTCGCCGGGGTGCTCGACGAGGGGGTGCCGGGGATGCCGGGGACGCTCGAGCGGCGCTTCGCCAGCCCGCCGGTGATGGTCACCGCCGACCGCGGCGCGGTGATCACCGTGGCCCGCAACCTGCTGGTCAACGCCTGCAAGTACGCCCCCGGGGCGCGGCAGGTGTGGTCGACCGAGGCCGACGACGGGCAGGCGCGGTTCAGCGTCCTCGACGAGGGGCCGGGCATCTCGGCGGCCGACCTCCCCCATCTCTTCGAGCGCTTCTACCGGGGCGAGAAGACCCGGGCGCGCGAGGAGGGCGGCAGCGGGCTCGGCCTCAGCATCGTGCAGGGGCTGGTCCGCGCCCAGGGCGGCGAGGTCTCGATCGAGAGCGAGGAGAACCGCTGGACGCGGGTGGTCGTGCGTCTCCCCGTGTCAACCCGGTAG
- a CDS encoding DNA topoisomerase IB codes for MSSVPTPEEAIAAARQAGLRHVDDSGPGIRRERRGDGFVHLDPEGRQVTDTETLLRIRHLAIPPAWTDVWICPSERGHIQATGRDARRRKVYRYHDRWREVRDAHKYEHTIAFARALPRIRRRVARDMARAGLPREKVVACAVRLLETTLIRVGNDEYARQNQHYGLTTLREEHAQIRGSTVRFVFRGKSGVDHSVGVSDRRLARVLRRCQELPGQRLLEYVDGDGNVRGIHSQDVNEYLREAGGGEYTAKDFRTWAGTVLAAQALREFERFDSQAQAKRNLLSAIDTVAARLGNTRAVCRTCYIHPAVVESYMDGSLAQLLEARAAAEIRNSLHRLSPEEAAVLGVLQQRLSREGRRRRRAA; via the coding sequence GTGTCCAGCGTCCCCACCCCGGAGGAGGCGATCGCCGCCGCCCGCCAGGCCGGCCTGCGCCACGTCGACGACTCCGGGCCGGGCATCCGCAGGGAGCGGCGCGGGGACGGGTTCGTCCACCTCGATCCCGAGGGGCGGCAGGTCACCGACACCGAGACGCTGCTGCGGATCAGGCACCTCGCCATCCCCCCGGCCTGGACCGACGTCTGGATCTGCCCGAGCGAGCGGGGTCACATCCAGGCCACCGGCCGCGACGCCCGCCGGCGCAAGGTGTACCGCTATCACGACCGCTGGCGCGAGGTGCGCGACGCCCACAAGTACGAGCACACCATCGCCTTCGCGCGGGCGCTGCCGCGGATCCGCCGGCGGGTCGCCCGCGACATGGCGCGCGCCGGCCTGCCCCGGGAGAAGGTGGTGGCCTGCGCGGTGCGGCTGCTCGAGACCACCCTGATCCGGGTCGGCAACGACGAGTACGCTCGCCAGAACCAGCACTACGGGCTCACCACGCTGCGCGAGGAGCACGCCCAGATCCGGGGGTCGACGGTGCGCTTCGTGTTCCGCGGCAAGAGCGGGGTCGACCACAGCGTCGGCGTCTCCGACCGGCGCCTCGCCCGGGTGCTGCGCCGCTGCCAGGAGCTGCCCGGCCAGCGCCTGCTCGAGTACGTCGACGGCGACGGCAACGTCCGCGGCATCCACTCCCAGGACGTCAACGAGTACCTGCGCGAGGCCGGCGGTGGCGAGTACACCGCCAAGGACTTCCGCACCTGGGCGGGGACGGTGCTCGCCGCCCAGGCCCTCCGCGAGTTCGAGCGCTTCGACTCCCAGGCGCAGGCGAAGCGCAACCTGCTCAGCGCCATCGACACCGTCGCCGCGCGGCTCGGCAACACCCGGGCGGTGTGCCGCACGTGCTACATCCACCCTGCGGTCGTCGAGTCGTACATGGACGGCTCGCTGGCGCAGCTGCTCGAGGCGCGGGCGGCCGCCGAGATCCGCAACAGCCTCCACCGCCTCTCCCCGGAGGAGGCGGCGGTGCTCGGGGTGCTCCAGCAGCGGCTGAGCCGCGAGGGCAGGAGGCGCCGGCGGGCCGCCTGA
- a CDS encoding VWA domain-containing protein produces MDEHILQFVAALRAAGVRVSPPEAAEALVAAGTVELDDRRTFRAALRGTLVKRSIDLELFEQLFDLYFSPYGSRGGVLPTVEPPDDLPPLPPEALDALGGELQALLDRLMDMGDLELALMVREAAREAIAGLESLLQRGMAGRSILEALGAGSGADAALDRFQAALRAAGLDEGAARAWRERMRQQIDRLRATVRGTVDAEFERIDAQRRRERLRSDLGRAPLGAFSPRESAEMARLVERLGRKLDSLPELRRRPRRRGALDMQRTWRANLQSGGVPFRLRWEKPPQHRPQVAALCDISNSMQTTVRFMLHFLYRLQDRFSRVRTFVFVSGTVEVTGEFAEADAATAIDRAMQPRDIAWYSSTNYGRSLESFATEYPDAVTPRTILLVLGDGRGNYTPPRAEVLGSLRARARRVVWFNPEARLSWGLGDSSMPAYVPHCTQVAEVRNVVQLEAAIDAMVAPPGR; encoded by the coding sequence GTGGACGAGCACATCCTCCAGTTCGTGGCGGCGCTGCGGGCCGCCGGGGTGCGGGTGTCGCCGCCGGAGGCCGCCGAGGCGCTGGTGGCCGCGGGCACGGTCGAGCTCGACGACCGCCGCACCTTCCGCGCCGCGCTGCGCGGCACCCTGGTGAAGCGGAGCATCGACCTCGAGCTCTTCGAGCAGCTCTTCGACCTCTACTTCTCCCCCTACGGCAGCCGCGGCGGCGTGCTGCCCACCGTCGAGCCCCCGGACGACCTTCCCCCGCTGCCGCCCGAGGCGCTCGACGCCCTCGGGGGCGAGCTCCAGGCGCTGCTCGACCGGCTGATGGACATGGGCGACCTCGAGCTGGCCCTGATGGTCCGCGAGGCCGCCCGCGAGGCGATCGCCGGCCTGGAGTCGCTGCTGCAACGGGGGATGGCTGGCCGCTCCATCCTCGAGGCGCTGGGGGCGGGCTCGGGCGCGGACGCCGCCCTCGACCGCTTCCAGGCGGCGCTGCGGGCGGCGGGCCTGGACGAGGGCGCGGCGCGCGCCTGGCGGGAGCGGATGCGCCAGCAGATCGACCGCCTGCGGGCCACGGTGCGCGGCACCGTCGACGCCGAGTTCGAGCGGATCGACGCCCAGCGCCGCCGCGAGCGGCTGCGCAGCGACCTCGGCCGCGCCCCGCTGGGCGCGTTCTCGCCGCGCGAGTCGGCGGAGATGGCACGGCTGGTCGAGCGGCTGGGACGCAAGCTCGACTCCCTGCCCGAGCTGCGCCGCCGCCCCCGGCGCCGCGGTGCCCTCGACATGCAGCGGACCTGGCGCGCCAACCTGCAGTCGGGCGGGGTGCCCTTCCGGCTGCGCTGGGAGAAGCCGCCGCAGCACAGGCCCCAGGTGGCCGCGCTCTGCGACATCAGCAACTCGATGCAGACGACGGTGCGGTTCATGCTCCACTTCCTCTACCGGCTCCAGGACCGCTTCAGCCGGGTGCGCACCTTCGTCTTCGTCAGCGGCACGGTCGAGGTGACGGGGGAGTTCGCCGAGGCCGACGCCGCCACCGCGATCGACCGGGCGATGCAGCCCCGGGACATCGCCTGGTACTCGTCGACGAACTACGGTCGCAGCCTGGAGAGCTTCGCCACCGAGTACCCGGACGCGGTCACCCCGCGCACCATCCTGCTGGTGCTCGGCGACGGCCGTGGCAACTACACCCCGCCCCGCGCCGAGGTGCTCGGCAGCCTGCGGGCGCGGGCGCGGCGGGTGGTGTGGTTCAACCCCGAGGCGAGGCTGAGCTGGGGGCTCGGCGACTCGTCGATGCCCGCGTACGTGCCCCACTGCACCCAGGTGGCGGAGGTGCGCAACGTCGTCCAGCTGGAGGCGGCGATCGACGCCATGGTCGCGCCCCCCGGGAGATAG
- a CDS encoding PHP domain-containing protein, which produces MAEPRDGRVRLAPGLSAAEVHAHTTASDGMVSPEELVAAAAAAGIAVLCVTDHDTMASTARAVEAGAGHGLEVVPGEEVTTAAPASVHVVGLWLERPVRMGMSVEDTVDAIHDQGGVAVLPHPFMPTYFASITARRTLRLLEHRTVDGIEIRHTAPMTGRAQSQLDGFYAQHRERLGAALGAGDSHFGRHDLGRMLTAFPGRTGADLRRAIAGRTTSPMRGISPQPPSLLLRLAQQRRSLLWLPRERRAGRVGRGEGPAAASRR; this is translated from the coding sequence GTGGCTGAGCCGCGGGATGGCCGGGTGCGCCTGGCGCCGGGCCTCTCCGCGGCCGAGGTGCACGCCCACACCACCGCGAGCGACGGCATGGTCTCGCCCGAGGAGCTGGTCGCCGCCGCCGCCGCCGCCGGCATCGCGGTGCTCTGCGTCACCGACCACGACACCATGGCGTCCACCGCGAGGGCGGTCGAGGCCGGCGCCGGACACGGCCTCGAGGTGGTGCCCGGCGAGGAGGTGACCACCGCAGCGCCGGCGAGCGTCCACGTGGTCGGGCTCTGGCTGGAGCGCCCGGTGCGGATGGGGATGAGCGTCGAGGACACCGTCGACGCCATCCACGACCAGGGCGGGGTGGCGGTGCTGCCCCACCCGTTCATGCCCACGTACTTCGCCTCGATCACCGCCCGGCGGACGCTGCGCCTGCTCGAGCACCGCACCGTCGACGGCATCGAGATCCGCCACACCGCGCCGATGACGGGCCGCGCCCAGTCGCAGCTCGACGGCTTCTACGCCCAGCACCGCGAGCGCCTCGGCGCCGCCCTCGGCGCCGGCGACAGCCACTTCGGCCGCCACGACCTCGGCAGGATGCTGACCGCGTTCCCCGGCCGCACCGGCGCCGACCTGCGCCGCGCCATCGCCGGCCGCACCACCTCGCCGATGCGCGGCATCAGCCCCCAGCCCCCCTCCCTGCTGCTCCGCCTCGCCCAGCAGCGACGCTCCCTGCTCTGGCTTCCGCGCGAGCGCCGCGCCGGACGGGTGGGCCGCGGCGAGGGACCGGCGGCCGCCTCCCGCCGCTGA
- a CDS encoding phosphatase PAP2 family protein, which translates to MARQVSLSARALRPGPLAALALLYLVLVSAVMIWRGISVSPDYLLLLLVPVAVVSRRLLRFAADWVPFVAILLGWEAMRGIAPRTGIPPLISELAGADRWLGGGRLPTATLQQALAPLGEVVDDAATVVYFCHFLVPIGVGLVLWLVDRRIFLRFVTALMGLAFACFVVYLLVPTAPPWYAQDHGMACCFRRVIGTTLPSAVSPYYQSLNPNPVAAFPSLHAAFPMLALLALRALDRRLVWPALAWCLMVWVSIVYLGEHYLVDALAGIGSAALAWTVMTRLVAPRVGALREARVGAGG; encoded by the coding sequence ATGGCGAGACAGGTGTCCCTCTCCGCGCGCGCCCTCCGACCCGGCCCGCTGGCCGCTCTCGCCCTTCTCTATCTCGTGCTGGTGAGCGCGGTGATGATCTGGCGCGGCATCTCGGTCTCCCCCGACTACCTGCTCCTGCTGCTGGTCCCGGTCGCGGTGGTGAGCCGCCGGCTGCTCCGCTTCGCCGCCGACTGGGTTCCGTTCGTGGCCATCCTCCTCGGCTGGGAGGCGATGCGCGGGATCGCCCCCCGCACCGGCATCCCCCCGCTGATCTCCGAGCTCGCCGGCGCCGACCGGTGGCTGGGCGGCGGCCGGCTGCCCACCGCCACCCTCCAGCAGGCCCTCGCGCCCCTCGGCGAGGTCGTCGACGACGCCGCCACCGTGGTCTACTTCTGCCACTTCCTGGTGCCCATCGGGGTCGGCCTGGTGCTCTGGCTGGTCGACCGCCGCATCTTCCTCCGCTTCGTCACCGCGCTCATGGGGCTCGCCTTCGCCTGCTTCGTCGTCTACCTGCTGGTGCCGACCGCGCCGCCCTGGTACGCCCAGGACCACGGCATGGCGTGCTGCTTCCGCCGCGTCATCGGCACCACCCTGCCGAGCGCGGTGAGCCCCTACTACCAGTCGCTCAACCCCAACCCGGTGGCCGCCTTCCCGTCGCTCCACGCCGCCTTCCCGATGCTCGCGCTGCTGGCGCTCCGCGCCCTCGACCGCCGGCTGGTGTGGCCCGCGCTCGCCTGGTGCCTGATGGTCTGGGTCAGCATCGTCTACCTCGGTGAGCACTACCTCGTCGACGCCCTCGCCGGGATCGGCAGCGCGGCGCTCGCGTGGACGGTGATGACCCGCCTGGTGGCCCCGCGGGTGGGGGCGCTGCGCGAGGCCAGGGTGGGGGCCGGTGGCTGA
- a CDS encoding response regulator transcription factor, producing the protein MTGPRVLVVDDEPSITDFIALGLRHEGFDVRTAPDGRAALRVVDDFKPQIVVLDLMMPRMDGWELCRALAGDRNRGLIILSARDETTDRIQGLELGADDYLVKPFEFGELLARVRAVLRRRLPDLARVVRAGELSIDTATREVRLGERLIELSVREFDLLHFLALNADQVLPRQRILDEVWGYNFFGDENNVEVYVRYLRQKLVDPQHQRIQTVRGVGYRLRTEVDAVAEV; encoded by the coding sequence ATGACCGGACCCCGCGTGCTCGTCGTCGACGACGAGCCGAGCATCACCGACTTCATCGCGCTGGGACTGCGCCACGAGGGCTTCGACGTCCGCACCGCGCCCGACGGCCGGGCCGCGCTCCGGGTCGTCGACGACTTCAAGCCCCAGATCGTGGTGCTCGACCTGATGATGCCCCGCATGGACGGCTGGGAGCTCTGCCGGGCCCTCGCCGGCGACCGCAACCGCGGGCTGATCATCCTCAGCGCCCGGGACGAGACCACCGACCGCATCCAGGGGCTGGAGCTGGGCGCCGACGACTACCTGGTCAAGCCGTTCGAGTTCGGCGAGCTGCTCGCCCGGGTGCGCGCCGTGCTCCGCCGCCGCCTGCCCGACCTCGCCCGGGTGGTGCGCGCCGGCGAGCTCAGCATCGACACCGCCACCCGGGAGGTGCGGCTCGGCGAGCGGCTCATCGAGCTCAGCGTCCGCGAGTTCGACCTGCTCCACTTCCTCGCCCTCAACGCCGACCAGGTGCTGCCCCGCCAGCGCATCCTCGACGAGGTCTGGGGCTACAACTTCTTCGGCGACGAGAACAACGTGGAGGTCTACGTGCGCTATCTGCGGCAGAAGCTCGTCGACCCCCAGCACCAGCGCATCCAGACGGTGCGCGGAGTCGGCTACCGGCTCCGCACCGAGGTGGACGCGGTGGCGGAGGTCTGA
- a CDS encoding RidA family protein, which produces MPDTSARLDELGIELPEPPAALGAYVPYLVAGDLLYTSGVLPLAHGELRCAGVVGADVGVEAAAAGARLCALNLLALMRAATGSLDAVRQVLRLEGYVRSAPGFTAQPAVLNGASELMVAVLGERGRHTRAAVGVAELPLGAAVEISAVVRIDLDPVRGG; this is translated from the coding sequence ATGCCCGACACCTCCGCCCGCCTCGACGAGCTCGGCATCGAGCTGCCCGAGCCGCCGGCCGCGCTCGGCGCCTACGTGCCCTACCTGGTCGCCGGCGATCTCCTGTACACCAGCGGGGTGCTGCCCCTCGCCCACGGCGAGCTGCGCTGCGCCGGGGTGGTCGGCGCCGACGTCGGCGTCGAGGCGGCCGCGGCCGGGGCCCGGCTCTGCGCCCTCAACCTGCTCGCCCTGATGCGCGCCGCCACCGGCTCGCTCGACGCCGTCCGCCAGGTGCTCCGCCTCGAGGGATACGTGCGCAGCGCCCCGGGCTTCACCGCCCAGCCGGCGGTGCTCAACGGGGCCTCCGAGCTGATGGTGGCGGTGCTCGGCGAGCGCGGCCGGCACACCCGCGCCGCCGTCGGCGTCGCCGAGCTGCCCCTGGGGGCGGCGGTCGAGATCAGCGCCGTGGTGCGCATCGACCTCGATCCTGTGCGCGGCGGCTGA